The following proteins are co-located in the Brevibacillus laterosporus DSM 25 genome:
- a CDS encoding Glu/Leu/Phe/Val family dehydrogenase — protein sequence MAQQATKMTENLNPYEIVQKQIENAAKLLDLPRAAVEILKKPKRVVSVSFPVKMDDGTVRVFDGYRSQHNDAIGPTKGGIRFHPQVTLDEVKALSMWMSFKCGVVHLPYGGGKGGVICDPRTMSQGELERVSRGFMEAIHDVVGPEKDIPAPDVYTNAQVMGWMMDTYSRLKGAVTPGVITGKPLILGGSKGRNEATARGCVYTILEALQEKGMSPTDATVAIQGFGNAGQIAARLLHEIGAKVVAVSDSKTAIYAKAGLHIPDVITAKEAGSLGNVAGASLIAHDELLEVEVDILIPAALENVITSANVDRIKAKIIAEAANGPTTPAADEVLQQKGILVIPDILANAGGVTVSYFEWVQNLMNFYWSESEVNDKLKDVMVRSYQEVSQIAKQYQTDRRTAAFMISLLRITEGMKARGWI from the coding sequence ATGGCACAACAAGCGACAAAAATGACGGAAAACTTAAATCCGTACGAAATTGTTCAAAAGCAAATTGAAAATGCTGCGAAATTGCTTGATCTTCCTCGAGCAGCGGTAGAGATTTTGAAAAAGCCCAAACGTGTTGTCAGTGTATCTTTTCCAGTGAAGATGGATGATGGAACTGTTCGTGTATTTGATGGGTATCGTTCGCAACATAATGATGCTATTGGTCCAACTAAGGGTGGAATTCGCTTCCATCCACAAGTAACTCTTGATGAAGTTAAGGCTCTTTCTATGTGGATGTCATTTAAATGCGGTGTGGTGCATTTACCGTATGGTGGTGGTAAAGGTGGGGTCATTTGTGATCCACGAACGATGAGTCAAGGAGAATTAGAGCGTGTCAGCAGAGGATTCATGGAGGCTATTCACGATGTAGTTGGACCCGAAAAAGATATCCCAGCACCTGATGTCTACACGAATGCGCAGGTAATGGGATGGATGATGGATACCTATAGCCGTCTAAAAGGTGCGGTTACGCCGGGGGTTATAACGGGAAAACCACTAATTCTTGGCGGGTCAAAGGGTAGGAATGAGGCTACAGCACGTGGCTGTGTGTATACGATTCTAGAAGCTTTACAAGAAAAGGGCATGTCCCCTACCGATGCAACAGTAGCCATTCAAGGCTTCGGCAATGCTGGGCAAATCGCAGCTAGACTTTTGCATGAAATAGGCGCTAAAGTAGTAGCTGTTAGTGATTCAAAAACAGCTATCTATGCAAAAGCAGGGTTGCATATACCTGATGTCATTACAGCAAAGGAAGCGGGGTCCTTAGGTAATGTAGCTGGGGCTAGCCTCATTGCACATGATGAACTGTTAGAAGTTGAAGTGGATATTTTGATTCCTGCTGCTTTGGAAAATGTGATTACTTCAGCTAATGTAGATCGAATTAAAGCGAAAATTATTGCAGAAGCTGCAAACGGTCCAACAACACCAGCAGCAGATGAGGTCTTGCAACAAAAGGGGATCCTGGTCATTCCAGATATTTTAGCCAACGCAGGTGGAGTGACGGTTTCTTACTTTGAATGGGTGCAAAACCTCATGAACTTTTACTGGTCAGAATCAGAAGTAAATGACAAATTAAAAGACGTAATGGTACGTTCTTATCAGGAAGTAAGTCAGATTGCTAAACAATATCAAACAGACAGAAGAACAGCCGCTTTTATGATCTCTTTACTCCGCATCACAGAGGGAATGAAAGCGAGGGGCTGGATATAA
- a CDS encoding glycine--tRNA ligase, producing the protein MSVTMDKIVALAKHRGFVFPGSEIYGGLANTWDYGPLGIELKNNIKKAWWKKFIQESPYNVGIDAAILMNPKTWVASGHVGNFNDPMIDCKKCKARHRADKLIEDKLAEKNIELVVDGLPFEKMQELISEHSIVCPDCGSQDFTDIRQFNLMFKTFQGVTESSTNEIFLRPETAQGIFVNFKNVQRTMRKKMPFGIGQIGKSFRNEITPGNFTFRTREFEQMELEFFCQPGEDMKWFEFWRNYCFQWLLTLGVKEENVRLRDHNDDELSHYSKGTSDIEYKFPFGWGELWGIANRTDFDLKQHMEHSGEDFSYLDPETNERYVPYCIEPSLGADRVTLSFLIDAYEEQELEGGDSRTVLRFHPALAPYKAAIFPLSKKLSESAMKVFADLSKDFVVDYDESGSIGKRYRRHDEIGTPLCITYDFESEQDGMVTVRDRDTMEQTRVAIADLKAFIEAKISF; encoded by the coding sequence ATGAGTGTAACCATGGACAAAATCGTCGCTCTTGCCAAACACAGAGGATTTGTATTTCCAGGATCTGAAATTTATGGGGGTCTTGCTAATACGTGGGATTACGGTCCGCTTGGTATCGAGTTAAAGAACAACATTAAAAAGGCTTGGTGGAAAAAATTCATTCAAGAATCTCCGTACAATGTTGGAATTGACGCGGCGATCCTGATGAATCCGAAAACATGGGTTGCATCTGGTCATGTGGGCAATTTCAACGACCCAATGATCGATTGTAAAAAATGTAAGGCACGTCATCGAGCAGATAAACTGATTGAAGATAAACTCGCAGAAAAGAACATCGAGCTAGTTGTTGATGGTCTACCTTTTGAAAAAATGCAAGAGCTTATTTCAGAACACAGCATTGTGTGCCCAGATTGTGGTAGCCAGGATTTCACAGATATCCGTCAGTTCAACCTGATGTTTAAAACATTCCAAGGTGTAACGGAATCTAGTACGAATGAAATCTTTCTACGTCCAGAAACGGCACAAGGTATCTTTGTAAACTTTAAAAATGTCCAACGTACTATGCGTAAGAAGATGCCATTTGGTATTGGACAGATCGGCAAAAGCTTCCGTAATGAGATCACACCAGGTAACTTTACGTTCCGTACACGTGAATTCGAACAGATGGAGCTTGAATTCTTCTGCCAACCTGGCGAGGATATGAAATGGTTCGAGTTCTGGCGCAACTACTGCTTCCAATGGTTGTTGACATTGGGAGTAAAAGAAGAGAACGTTCGCCTTCGTGATCATAATGACGATGAATTATCCCATTACAGCAAAGGCACTAGCGATATTGAATATAAATTCCCGTTTGGTTGGGGAGAGCTTTGGGGTATTGCAAACCGCACGGATTTCGATCTGAAGCAGCATATGGAGCATTCTGGGGAAGATTTCTCCTACCTTGATCCTGAGACAAATGAACGTTATGTACCTTATTGCATCGAGCCATCTCTTGGTGCAGATCGTGTAACGCTATCATTCTTGATCGATGCGTATGAGGAGCAGGAGCTTGAAGGTGGAGATAGCCGTACCGTTTTACGTTTCCACCCAGCGCTAGCACCTTATAAAGCAGCTATTTTCCCATTATCCAAAAAGCTGTCTGAATCAGCTATGAAAGTGTTTGCGGACTTGTCCAAGGATTTTGTGGTAGATTATGATGAATCCGGTTCTATTGGTAAACGTTATCGCCGTCATGATGAGATCGGAACACCGCTTTGCATTACGTACGATTTTGAGTCCGAGCAGGATGGCATGGTAACGGTACGTGATCGTGATACAATGGAACAAACACGTGTAGCGATTGCAGATTTGAAAGCCTTCATTGAAGCTAAAATTTCTTTTTAA
- a CDS encoding hemolysin family protein, protein MEIFNLVMVFILIAFTGFFVAVEFAIVKIRTSRIDQLVAEKKPGALAAKKVITNLDEYLSACQLGITITAMGLGWLGEPTVHHMLQPLFERMNISGGVANTLSFIIAFGTMTYLHVVVGELAPKTFAIQKAERVTLLFSKPLIYFYKVMYPFIWALNGSARFLTGVFGLKPASEHEMAHTEEELRLILSESYHSGEINQTEFKYVNNIFEFDNRIAKEIMVPRTEMVGLYLDDPIKEHIKTLKSEQYTRYPVFGEDKDDVVGIVNVKDFFIHSLGESELQITSLKEFTRPVLKVIETMAIHDLLVQMQKKRIQMAILYDEYGGTAGLVTLEDIIEEIIGEVRDEYDEDERPRIQEIGINHKIIDGKVLISEVNEMFDLYMDDEDVDTIAGWMLMQNPDLRKNAPIIYEGYEFRILEKDVNHIKRVEIKPVDQPETEASVDKQ, encoded by the coding sequence TTGGAGATATTTAATTTAGTCATGGTATTCATTTTGATTGCCTTTACTGGATTTTTCGTGGCGGTAGAATTTGCGATAGTCAAGATTCGTACGAGTCGCATTGATCAATTGGTTGCGGAAAAGAAACCAGGTGCATTAGCAGCAAAGAAGGTAATTACCAACTTGGATGAGTATTTGTCCGCATGCCAGTTGGGAATAACGATTACAGCAATGGGTTTGGGATGGCTAGGTGAACCTACTGTACATCATATGTTGCAGCCCCTTTTCGAAAGAATGAATATTTCGGGAGGAGTAGCCAATACCCTTTCTTTTATTATTGCGTTTGGAACCATGACATATTTGCATGTGGTAGTAGGGGAATTAGCTCCTAAGACTTTTGCTATTCAAAAAGCAGAGCGAGTAACTCTGTTATTTTCAAAACCATTAATTTATTTTTATAAAGTGATGTATCCATTCATCTGGGCTTTGAATGGTTCCGCGCGCTTTCTTACCGGGGTATTTGGTTTAAAACCAGCCTCTGAACATGAAATGGCTCACACAGAAGAAGAGCTACGACTGATCTTATCAGAAAGTTACCATAGCGGTGAAATCAATCAAACCGAATTTAAATATGTAAATAATATATTTGAATTCGATAACCGGATTGCGAAAGAAATCATGGTACCGCGCACAGAAATGGTAGGTCTCTATCTGGATGACCCGATAAAAGAACATATCAAAACTTTAAAATCTGAACAATATACTCGTTACCCTGTTTTTGGCGAGGATAAGGATGATGTAGTCGGGATTGTAAACGTTAAAGACTTCTTCATTCATAGCTTGGGTGAGAGTGAGCTACAGATTACGAGTTTGAAAGAGTTTACTCGTCCTGTCCTAAAAGTAATAGAGACTATGGCCATCCATGACCTCTTAGTGCAAATGCAAAAAAAACGTATTCAAATGGCTATTTTGTATGATGAATATGGGGGCACTGCTGGATTGGTCACTTTGGAAGATATCATTGAAGAAATAATCGGTGAAGTCCGTGATGAATATGACGAAGATGAACGCCCTCGCATTCAAGAAATAGGGATAAATCATAAAATTATTGATGGGAAAGTGCTGATCAGCGAAGTAAATGAGATGTTTGATCTGTATATGGATGATGAAGATGTAGATACCATCGCAGGCTGGATGCTTATGCAAAATCCTGATTTGCGAAAAAATGCCCCGATTATATACGAGGGCTACGAGTTCCGTATTTTAGAAAAGGATGTTAATCACATTAAACGTGTGGAGATTAAGCCTGTTGATCAGCCAGAAACAGAAGCATCGGTTGATAAGCAATAA
- a CDS encoding antibiotic biosynthesis monooxygenase family protein — protein sequence MFIQTKTIIVKEGTSDLVVKHFTGEGDIEKIEGFIDLSVLVKRTRKGHDEEVIVLIRWESEEAWKRWETSEAHLEGHRQSRGKPKPDHIVSSTHGVYDVKSSKSAIVQS from the coding sequence ATGTTCATCCAAACAAAAACGATTATCGTAAAAGAAGGTACCTCAGACTTGGTCGTTAAGCATTTTACTGGTGAAGGCGACATTGAGAAGATTGAGGGCTTTATCGATTTGAGCGTGTTAGTAAAACGCACTCGTAAAGGCCATGATGAAGAAGTCATTGTGTTAATTCGTTGGGAATCAGAAGAAGCCTGGAAAAGATGGGAGACAAGTGAAGCGCATCTGGAAGGTCACCGACAAAGCCGTGGCAAACCAAAGCCAGATCATATCGTAAGTTCAACCCATGGCGTGTATGATGTAAAGTCTAGTAAATCTGCTATCGTACAGTCATAA
- a CDS encoding APC family permease encodes MTTQSVAAQTLKKTLTLPQIVALYIGAVLGSGILLIPGIAAEMAGPASLLSWITMSFVMIPMAITMGLLSAIHPSAGGVSHFVRLVYGNRFGNLVGWFFLLSVPIGAPILAVTGATYVTTLLGWEHSSVYLMAAMIIAVVVGMSFLGMQVTGRLQTIVVSFILAILVLAIASAVPHAKLEAFTPFVPHGWLSIFQSASLLFWCFIGWEAVTHLSEEFVDPKKNAIKGVMISSGLVALLYVGVAIMTIATSSYGGSTKASLSTMVQLTFGQAGGWVVAITALFICLATANAYVNAAARIAFSLAKEKNAPAWMGTLHSRTQTPLGGLLFLSGGFVLTLLLLASGAISLEKLIQVPNATFMATYLGGCLAGIKLLRENKWGYISAWISLVVTLCLYPFLGWGGLYPICIFLLVLIFDKKKCKPI; translated from the coding sequence ATGACAACGCAAAGTGTAGCAGCTCAAACCTTAAAGAAAACGTTGACCCTGCCTCAAATTGTAGCTTTATACATAGGAGCAGTACTTGGATCAGGAATTTTGTTAATTCCCGGAATAGCTGCTGAAATGGCTGGACCTGCGTCTTTATTGTCTTGGATTACCATGTCATTTGTAATGATACCGATGGCGATTACAATGGGACTCTTATCTGCAATTCATCCCAGCGCGGGGGGTGTTTCCCATTTTGTCAGACTCGTTTATGGTAATCGTTTTGGAAATTTAGTTGGTTGGTTCTTTTTATTGTCAGTTCCCATTGGTGCACCGATCCTGGCAGTAACAGGTGCTACCTATGTAACCACACTGTTAGGCTGGGAGCATAGCAGTGTGTATCTAATGGCGGCCATGATAATTGCAGTTGTTGTGGGCATGAGCTTTTTGGGAATGCAGGTGACAGGGCGCTTGCAGACGATTGTGGTTTCCTTTATTTTGGCCATTTTGGTATTGGCCATTGCTTCTGCCGTACCACATGCAAAGCTAGAGGCCTTTACACCATTTGTTCCACATGGTTGGCTTTCGATTTTTCAATCTGCTAGCTTATTGTTCTGGTGTTTTATTGGCTGGGAGGCAGTAACTCACTTGTCAGAGGAGTTCGTTGATCCAAAGAAAAATGCCATTAAAGGAGTCATGATTAGTTCAGGTCTAGTAGCCCTTCTATATGTAGGTGTAGCGATCATGACGATTGCTACCTCTAGCTATGGTGGAAGTACCAAAGCTTCACTTAGTACGATGGTACAGCTAACTTTTGGTCAAGCGGGGGGCTGGGTGGTTGCTATTACGGCTCTGTTTATCTGTCTAGCTACTGCAAATGCTTACGTAAATGCAGCCGCGCGAATTGCTTTTTCGTTAGCGAAAGAAAAAAATGCTCCTGCCTGGATGGGTACCTTACATTCAAGAACACAAACTCCTTTGGGAGGACTTCTTTTTCTTAGTGGTGGTTTTGTACTAACGTTACTGTTACTTGCAAGTGGAGCTATCTCACTAGAGAAGCTGATTCAGGTACCAAATGCTACTTTTATGGCTACATATCTAGGCGGGTGTCTTGCCGGAATCAAGCTTTTGCGTGAAAATAAATGGGGGTATATCTCTGCATGGATTTCTCTTGTGGTCACCCTGTGTTTATATCCTTTCCTTGGTTGGGGTGGGTTGTACCCCATATGTATTTTTCTACTGGTACTTATATTTGATAAAAAGAAGTGTAAACCTATATAG
- a CDS encoding histidine triad nucleotide-binding protein encodes MDCLFCKIIQGEIPSKKVYEDDDVYAFHDINPIAPVHILVIPKKHISSVMGLDESDKERIGNLHLAIQKVAKEAGLEENGFRVVTNTGKHGQQTVFHLHYHIIGGRQLEWNM; translated from the coding sequence ATGGATTGCTTATTTTGTAAAATTATTCAAGGAGAAATTCCTTCCAAAAAAGTATATGAGGATGATGATGTATACGCATTTCACGATATAAATCCCATTGCACCTGTACATATCCTGGTAATTCCCAAAAAACATATTTCCTCCGTTATGGGATTGGATGAATCAGATAAAGAACGAATTGGTAACCTCCACTTGGCGATTCAAAAGGTAGCAAAGGAAGCTGGTTTAGAAGAAAACGGATTCCGCGTGGTAACAAATACCGGAAAACATGGTCAGCAAACCGTCTTCCACTTACATTATCACATTATCGGCGGCAGACAATTGGAATGGAATATGTAA
- a CDS encoding LysR family transcriptional regulator encodes MDIYYLRTFREVARQQSFTRAAEILGYAQSSVTTQIQRLEEEFQTSLFERYGRKIRLTDSGEELLHYSSQILALLDEVKENLSEQTQLTGLLTIGTVESLAAFYLPPHLQALRRKHPRIKLFLQPGICRDLVQGVKNGTFDIAIIMDRQHNDPDLICHVLTEEQLVLIGNPDHPLASLEQMSVHDLEGETMIVTEEGCSYRDMLERVIQQNGVKTELSYEFGSLEAIKQCVSYGLGVSILPKLAVIEEVRQGKLAILPFTHPDIRVFRQIVYHRKKRVSKAFQHFLDLLEEKK; translated from the coding sequence ATGGACATATATTATCTTCGAACCTTTCGCGAAGTGGCAAGACAGCAAAGCTTTACACGAGCCGCAGAAATACTAGGCTACGCCCAATCAAGTGTAACAACTCAAATCCAGCGTCTGGAAGAAGAATTTCAGACCAGTTTATTTGAACGCTATGGTCGGAAAATTAGATTAACCGATAGTGGTGAAGAGTTGTTGCATTATTCTTCACAGATTTTGGCTCTTTTAGATGAGGTGAAAGAAAATCTATCCGAGCAAACTCAGTTAACTGGCTTGCTTACTATAGGTACAGTAGAATCATTAGCAGCATTTTACTTACCTCCTCATCTACAAGCACTTCGCCGGAAACATCCACGTATCAAGCTTTTTCTACAACCGGGAATTTGTCGTGATTTAGTCCAAGGTGTTAAAAATGGCACCTTTGATATTGCAATCATCATGGACAGACAACACAATGATCCTGATTTGATTTGTCATGTACTAACAGAGGAGCAGCTTGTCTTAATTGGCAATCCGGATCATCCATTAGCTTCCCTCGAACAAATGAGCGTTCATGATCTCGAAGGCGAAACTATGATTGTGACCGAAGAAGGCTGTAGTTACCGTGATATGTTAGAAAGAGTAATTCAACAGAACGGGGTTAAAACTGAGCTTTCGTACGAATTTGGCAGTTTAGAGGCTATCAAGCAATGTGTTTCGTATGGTTTAGGGGTCTCGATATTGCCAAAACTTGCCGTTATTGAGGAGGTAAGACAGGGAAAGCTCGCCATTCTTCCTTTTACACATCCAGATATCCGGGTATTCCGTCAAATTGTATATCATCGTAAAAAGCGAGTTTCTAAAGCTTTCCAGCATTTTTTAGATTTATTAGAAGAAAAAAAATAA
- the ytvI gene encoding sporulation integral membrane protein YtvI: MNFINKKRIIKWGSILLTVLFLLFIIPVSTPLLLALLTAIVLEPLVGLMQERFKLRRNPSVLIVFFFFVLVIALSGYLMITKATTQFLQVVENIPHYIDLGSSLWQEVLDQICAFSVGLPNALVEEVTKQISVLVGTIKSGLLSYVNADTIKYIVTKVPAFFVNFLVYLIALFFIMADLDKLKASFYAKLTEQTEQRVKFIFHKIASFFTGFFKAQFLVSLVIFAVTLAGLLIIQPKIALFMALVIWIIDVIPIIGSIVIMAPWSIFHYVTGDSVMGTKLLLLGIVLLIIRRTVEPKVMGKHMGLSPIATLASLFIGIQLFGGVGLLVGPLLVITYKAMRESGLLQIDFKL; the protein is encoded by the coding sequence ATGAACTTCATAAATAAAAAGAGAATAATAAAATGGGGGAGCATCTTACTTACTGTTCTTTTCCTTCTTTTTATTATTCCAGTGTCCACTCCTTTGTTACTTGCCTTGCTGACGGCGATCGTATTAGAACCCTTGGTTGGTCTTATGCAAGAGCGATTCAAGCTGAGGCGGAATCCCTCTGTGTTGATTGTATTTTTTTTCTTTGTTCTAGTTATCGCTTTAAGTGGATACCTTATGATAACAAAAGCGACCACACAATTCTTGCAGGTAGTTGAGAATATTCCGCATTATATTGATCTGGGTTCCTCGCTTTGGCAAGAGGTGCTGGATCAAATTTGCGCTTTTTCCGTAGGTCTACCAAATGCATTAGTTGAAGAGGTCACCAAACAGATTAGTGTATTAGTAGGGACAATAAAATCAGGGCTGTTATCCTATGTTAATGCAGATACAATTAAATATATTGTAACAAAAGTACCTGCTTTTTTCGTTAATTTTCTTGTTTATTTAATCGCCCTATTCTTTATCATGGCTGATTTAGATAAGCTCAAAGCTTCGTTTTATGCAAAATTAACGGAGCAAACCGAACAAAGGGTCAAATTTATTTTTCATAAAATAGCGTCATTTTTTACTGGCTTTTTTAAAGCACAATTCTTGGTAAGCTTAGTTATTTTTGCTGTTACGTTGGCTGGATTGCTCATTATTCAGCCAAAAATAGCGTTGTTTATGGCGCTTGTCATCTGGATTATTGACGTAATTCCGATAATAGGTTCTATTGTGATTATGGCGCCATGGTCGATTTTCCATTATGTTACCGGTGATTCTGTCATGGGAACCAAGCTGTTACTTCTAGGGATCGTCCTGTTAATTATCCGACGAACAGTCGAACCTAAAGTGATGGGCAAACATATGGGCTTGTCTCCTATTGCTACCTTAGCCTCTCTATTTATTGGTATTCAGCTATTTGGTGGGGTGGGTTTACTCGTAGGTCCTTTATTAGTGATCACTTATAAGGCAATGAGAGAGTCTGGTTTGCTCCAAATAGATTTTAAGCTATAG
- a CDS encoding M15 family metallopeptidase: MKSVRTISATAILIALSASLVAGCQETSNKTPSTGSENAQTTETKGTQSGQPTEPVTDSKERTGNEPTGASSGNTSAPATSTDGTTDKSGSKLQAVTPESIEVLVNKQYKLPDSYKPQDLVYPDVPFLFKEKIEKRMMRKEAADALQQMFAGAKQEGIMLAGVSAYRSHTTQTNLFNRYVKKDGEEAAKKYSAEPGHSEHETGLAIDVSGSTGKCAAEDCFDGTPEAVWLADHAHEYGFIIRYPKGKEAITGYQYEPWHLRYVGKEAANEIHDKGITLEEYSNAPTA, translated from the coding sequence ATGAAAAGCGTGCGCACTATTTCAGCTACAGCTATACTTATCGCACTATCTGCTTCATTGGTTGCTGGGTGTCAGGAAACATCGAATAAGACGCCATCTACAGGCTCAGAGAATGCTCAAACCACTGAGACTAAGGGGACGCAATCTGGTCAACCAACAGAGCCAGTAACAGACAGTAAGGAACGTACCGGAAATGAGCCTACAGGTGCATCTTCAGGAAATACTTCAGCACCGGCTACCTCGACGGACGGCACAACAGACAAGTCGGGAAGTAAATTACAAGCAGTGACTCCAGAGAGCATAGAGGTACTTGTTAATAAACAGTATAAGTTACCTGATAGCTATAAACCTCAGGATCTTGTCTATCCAGATGTTCCTTTTTTGTTTAAAGAAAAAATTGAAAAGCGTATGATGCGTAAAGAAGCAGCAGATGCTCTACAACAAATGTTTGCTGGCGCTAAGCAGGAAGGCATAATGTTGGCGGGGGTATCCGCTTATCGTTCTCATACTACACAAACAAATTTATTTAATCGTTATGTGAAAAAAGATGGAGAGGAAGCGGCCAAAAAGTACAGCGCAGAACCAGGACACAGCGAGCATGAAACAGGACTTGCCATTGATGTTTCGGGAAGTACAGGGAAATGTGCAGCAGAGGACTGTTTTGATGGTACTCCTGAAGCTGTTTGGTTAGCTGATCATGCGCACGAATATGGATTTATTATTCGCTATCCAAAAGGGAAAGAAGCCATTACGGGCTATCAATATGAACCATGGCATCTGCGTTATGTTGGTAAAGAAGCAGCTAATGAGATTCATGATAAGGGTATAACACTTGAAGAATATTCAAATGCTCCTACAGCATAA
- a CDS encoding MerR family transcriptional regulator: MANISKRTVDYYTNLGLLQPKRSSSNYRYYDEYDLEILQMIEQCKSLHMPLCKIKELVKNKREAPNAEQLLGLTRDVNQRMQQLEQEMSLLTSQINSLSEEEQHEIRQKLSVQGTTLLHSLLLLLPYKQEKN; this comes from the coding sequence TTGGCAAACATTTCAAAGCGAACTGTGGATTACTACACCAATTTAGGTCTCTTGCAACCGAAGCGGTCTTCTTCCAATTATCGTTATTATGATGAGTATGATTTAGAAATTTTGCAGATGATTGAGCAATGTAAGTCATTACACATGCCGCTCTGTAAAATAAAGGAATTGGTAAAGAATAAACGGGAAGCACCCAATGCAGAACAACTGCTGGGATTGACAAGAGATGTTAATCAACGTATGCAACAGCTCGAACAAGAGATGAGCTTGCTGACAAGCCAGATTAATTCTCTGTCGGAAGAGGAGCAACATGAGATTCGACAAAAACTGTCGGTACAAGGAACCACGCTTTTACACTCTTTGTTACTACTTTTGCCTTACAAGCAGGAAAAAAATTAG
- a CDS encoding YitT family protein has product MSTADIPEKTIRFFYHPVCCVCRDLLGILIGCAVFAFGANTLIAAHQLLPGGLTGICTLLYRLTGMSVGTLYFVLNIPLLILGYLKIGKKFICYTIYAVVCISIFLNVIPQKQLWTHNILLGAVFGGLIASMGTGFILRVGGSTGGTDILGRIAVKYFQIPMGVFGLCINALIVIASSYFGNPELGMYTIISMYIGARTVDLVLNHIDRITVTIISKKGDEVAEAITKSVVRRGVTIWNASGAYTHQDKQVLMCVIVKHQWSETKKIVLATDPEAFITVAPIKRIVGNFKETW; this is encoded by the coding sequence ATGAGTACTGCTGACATTCCTGAGAAAACAATACGCTTTTTTTACCATCCAGTTTGTTGTGTTTGTCGTGATCTACTAGGCATTCTAATCGGTTGCGCAGTGTTTGCCTTTGGAGCTAATACGCTAATTGCCGCCCATCAGCTTTTACCCGGTGGTTTAACCGGAATCTGTACCCTTCTTTATCGACTCACAGGGATGAGTGTTGGTACTTTATATTTTGTACTAAACATTCCTTTATTGATTCTCGGTTATCTTAAAATTGGCAAGAAATTTATTTGCTATACCATTTACGCAGTTGTTTGTATCTCAATCTTTCTCAATGTGATTCCACAAAAGCAATTATGGACCCACAATATCTTATTGGGTGCTGTTTTTGGTGGGTTAATTGCTAGTATGGGAACAGGCTTTATACTACGCGTGGGTGGCTCAACTGGTGGAACAGACATCTTAGGCAGAATCGCTGTTAAGTATTTTCAAATTCCGATGGGCGTTTTTGGACTGTGTATTAATGCCCTAATCGTGATAGCGTCGTCCTATTTTGGTAATCCAGAGCTAGGGATGTATACAATCATCTCTATGTACATTGGAGCTCGTACAGTTGATTTGGTTCTGAATCATATCGATCGGATTACAGTTACTATTATTTCCAAAAAAGGGGATGAGGTAGCCGAAGCGATCACAAAATCAGTAGTTCGACGCGGCGTGACCATTTGGAATGCGAGTGGTGCCTATACACATCAAGACAAACAGGTACTAATGTGCGTTATTGTAAAACACCAATGGTCGGAAACCAAAAAGATAGTACTTGCTACTGATCCAGAAGCTTTTATTACTGTGGCACCAATTAAACGTATTGTAGGTAACTTTAAAGAGACCTGGTAA